Within the Salvia hispanica cultivar TCC Black 2014 chromosome 4, UniMelb_Shisp_WGS_1.0, whole genome shotgun sequence genome, the region TTATCGAGGTAGATCCGTTGCAAGCTAACGCAGCTGTTCAAAGAGGTGGGAATCACTCCAGACAGTCTATTGCTAGACAAGTCCAAAGCCGCAAGGTTTCTCAAAGAGCCAACTTCACTCGGAATAGAACCCTCGAGCGCATTGTGAGAGAGATTAAGCACAATGGAAAGAGACGAAAGTCTCATGATTTCTCGAGGGATCAAACCAGTGAACTTGTTTTCGGAGAGGTCTAACTCTAGCAAGTTGGTGCAGTTGCCAAGACTGGAAGGCACATTTCCAGAAAGCTCATTCCCATCAAGCTGGAATCGACTCAAAACAGTCATGTTCCCAAACATAGATGGCAGTTCCCCGCTGAATCTGTTTCTTCTCATATGAAGGTTTTGCAAATTCGACAGCTTTGACATTGACATGGGAATTAGGCCATCAAGAAGATTGTAAGACATATCAACCATTTGAAGATTATCAAGGTTTCCAATGTCTACAGGGATGCTTCCTTGTATCTGATTCTTTTGTATATCAAACACAGTGATATGAATGGACAAATTGGCTAGGGATTCCGGCAAAGAACCACTCAGCATGTTCTCACTAACATCGAACCACTCTAAATTGGTGGAATTTGTCAATGATGAAATGAAGCTCATGTCATCTTCAATTAAGTTTGTATCTAAGAAGAAACATTGAATTAACGCAAGTCTCTCAAGGTTTGGTATAGGTCCAGTGAAACTATTAGAGGACAAGATGATCCATTCAATCAATGAAGCATTTGAAATGGAATTAGGAATTGGCCCACTAAAGTGGTTTCGCTTAAGAAGTAGAGAATTAAGATTAGGGAGTGTGACACCAATAGTAGAAGGAATAACTCCATGAAGTTTATTATAAGAAACATCAAAGTAATAAATGTTAGTTAGATTAAACAGACCATGAGGAATGCTACCGGTGAAACTATTTTCACTCAATTGAAGAAATGAAAGGCGGTGGAGGCGGCTGAGTGACTCGGGAATCTCTCCGGCCAAAAGGCATGCTCCTAAAGACAGCCTTTGGAGGGTTGTTATGTTACCAATGGATGAAGGAATAAGCCCAGAAAACCGGTTTCTTGAAAAAGATATAGCTTCGAGTTTGGGCAAGAAGCTAAGTTCATTAGGTATGGTTCCAGAAATGAGATTCCTAGAGAAAGCAAGCTGCACTAGATTGAGGCACTGTGACAAGTTTTTTGGTAATTCACCCGTGAAGGAATTGTTGCTAAATTCGAGAAACCGGAGTTTGGTTAAGCGAGTGATTTGTGGAGGAATTGGGCCGTGGAGAAAGTTGGTATTGAGGGTGATGTTGGTGAGAAGAGAGAGGTTACCTATGTGCGGGGAGAGGTTTCCGATGAGGCCGAGAGAGGGCAAGGTTATGGCGACGACTCTGTTGTCGCGGCATTGGATGCCTGTCCAGCTGCAGAAGGGGAGTGTTTGGTTCCATGAAGAGAGAGCTCCTTGTGGATCTTGGAGGCTGGATTTGATGGCTAGTAGTGAGAGTTGGTCTGTTTGGTTGTTGAAACATGTTGTAGGTGGAAGAAAGGTTGTGAGGAAGAAGTAAAAGAGTGgtagagaaagaagaaatgtCATCAAGTTTGCCATGCGAGACCAATTTCTTGCAAAGACAAACATTAAATTGGATAATAAACAAGTTATATAATGCAATGGAATCCATGCAAGGATAAAGCAGTGGAGAAAACTTTGTCATggggttttcttttttcaactAACTCTAAAATGTGCAAATGTGCAAATGTGCAAATGTGCCTCTAAACCCCttttgatgtatttttttctaattaatcaATAGATGTAAATTTCACTGGCGGATCTAGGGGGGGCGCAGGAGGGGGCGGTCGCCCCCTCCGTGCGACTAATTTCCTCTCATTCGGACGTAAAACTACCATGTCCGCCCCTTCCGTTTTCCCTGACGTCACTccgaaaatcgaaaaaaaatgtcaattttgcCCTAAACCAacctactaatatatattttgccCCCTCCGTTTATGAATCTTGGATCCGCCACTGgatgtaataattaaagtaaatagTTTTAAACATGAGTAATTTTAgctgtgataaaaaaaaaaatgaaataccgTTTTCAAATGGTAAAAccgaaagaaatgaaaaataaaagaaacactGAACACTTGTTCCTCTGATTATAGAAGGTGGAGTTGATTAAAGAAACATTGAACACTTATTCCTGTAATAgataataatcatattattaCTAGAGACCACccgaaaacataaaaaaactaaaatgacaacaaaataaaaatatactcaatTCATATTTAGTTATGTAAAAGAAGTTTACTAATATGTGGATTAATAagcttttcaaaattatttaagtgAGCTATGTATTGGGGGCAGGCTCGGCCCACACCACAATTTAAGCCCAATCAAGAACAGGCCCTGCTACTGACCTGATATGGGCTTTTCAAAACTTATCAACTTGGACTGTAGGTGGGAATCAGGGAACAAtgctttgttttttcttggaataatatttaaagggatattggcatctaataataccatgaaactttcaaaaagttgaattttttttacgaattttaaaattggcagataatatcatgaactttatctCGGGTTTGTTTTTCTCCCacgaattaaaaaattcatgttattttaatagattgaagaacaattttggagggtgtgcttcaagaaaaattatcttcaaagattgaaaaaacttgaagctctcataattgttgttgagaaattacgaaaaaaaaatccgtatcataatattatttgtgggaattttttcattggtgggaaataacaaacgcggataaagtttgtgatattatttgtcaatttcaaagttcggTGGAATTTTATAGATCGTCATATCTGtgtatacaaaatttaatggtGTCTTTTGATAGTAAgcgttttttttctttcctcttTTGCGACtaagcatttttttaatagagcACTCTCTTTCTAAGATAATACTTGCactatgtatatttattttgtggatATTGTTGGAAAGaatcaactaaaattaaaggAGAAGAAGATTGGTGGAGATCACGGATGATTGATTGAGATCACGAAATTAAGggaattgatatattttccttttagtatCTAGGGCAAATCTTGCCAAGTATATACCATCTAGCCTATAAAATGGCAGTGTATATTATAATGAAAGACAGACAAGTTGAATGAATAAACACAGATCTTTCAACAGATATCGACCagagaaaataatgtgaaAGGCTATGTATGCATTGTTATATCAATGCTAGGCCTAGGTTATCCAATTGACATCAATGattatatttcttcaatttttatgtcataCTACAAGTTGaggagaaaatcaaaatcattttcaaatatcaaACTAAAACCGAAGTGAAGATGTTTGAACACcttaattttacataaaacaaaacatcaaatATGTGGGTTGATTGGGATTTGAGCGTTGGGCTAACGGCAGCAGCGACAGTGTCTGGCTTCGTACTGGCCGGATGGTACGGGTGCAGGGAGAGCACCACAACATCCATTTGGGCACTCGTAACGAGCATAGCTTGTGATCATTTTCTTGCCTTCTTTAGCTGAAATCATACTTAATAATCTTACTATCAACCAAACTAGTTATAAATGGTAATTTCgaaaggaagaagaagcttACGTTGAACTCGATAGAGGTGTCGAGCGTCTGCAGATTGTGAGGAAATGAGAAGAGCCATCAATAAGAAGACAGCCATAATTTCAATTCTTGTGGAAACCATTTGTAGATTTATTGAAAACCTAAAGCAATGAAGCTTTTAATTTTGTCGCAAAACTCAATTGGGATCAAccctatttatatattaatattttgaaatatactccgtactaattaaattgattagtatttttattgtttaagattctatatttgatttaatgatcGAAACATATTTTTTGGTCATGATGCTAAgatcaacttttcttttgtttgacAAGTAAATccataattaatactagtactatttgtcaatacataattaatactcctatattattgtttttctcGGGTTGAAAATAGAGTGGATGGCGATTCATTTGAAAGTTAAGCTCTactgaaattatttttttagatgtATTTATctaatctttaaatttatctaaatacTCCGTATAAGATATTTTATGCAAAAGCTATCAATGATCTAAATCACCAAAAAAATgtacttttaaataaaatttggaaaaatattaattatcaaTGTTTTTTTGTACTACTAGAGCAGATCATTTTTCCTTAAAATCATCGGCAAATCTAAAGGCTCGTCCAATACTTCTACTAAGCATATATGagcaattaaaatgaaaaaaaaaaatgaattttatttgaagtcTTGCTATGGAATGTGTGGACTATGGTCTTAGGCAATCTATGTGTGGATGCATATGTTTGAATGAGTATTTTAACATAAACGTCGATTACTCACTTTTCAAACAACTTGTATCCAATTCATTTTCTTGGAAGGCATTAATTTAAAGCGAATTAATCAATGAAGAAATTTTGGTAAGAAAGCGATGGGAGTAGTTTGTGGGAAATTTCCATGCATGtgttaataaatttgaatgatgAATTTAAATACGTACCCATTAATTTGTGGTTTGTATATGGGAATTCAAGGATGTATTCGACAACATTATGTACGCATGCACTATATTGTACAATATGATCATCGAGAATAATTAATGTGAGTACGAAGGCATGGCTGACAACTCGACTGCTAGAGGCACCATCTCAATGTGTGTCCCCGTCATTTCGAGAATACCAATCACATCATGAGTCGACAAGCAATCACGATACACACGTAAATAAGCACATTTGGATGTGTTTTGGTCCCCTTGATGaatgatttaaaaatttatccctcatgtattttttaattttggattatatatgtaaatgttTTATTGGGTAATCcttaaaatcacaaattttggcagaaatttatcattttccaCAAACTTAAACATGATCGCAAAAATCATGAACGGCATGTAGCAAATTTCCCAATAGTCATATTTTCCCTAACTTGAATTTGATGTGGCACGTCGGATAATGTAGATGAACAAGACATCAAATTTTGgccaaaatttgtgattttaaagAGTAGTCCATCAGACCAGAATGCTTAGAACTTTGCATGAATTTTCTtgataagtatatttttgtaaaaaaaaatgagctcatgatttctcaaattaaattatttagctTTGTATTAGTAAAGAAATATGTGTCGCTCCAACataaacttataaaataaaaaatactaatttacaTCACGTAAGGTACTGATTGatatatagtactccgtaCGTCCCTCTGTAgctgagtcgtattcttttttttgttgtcccactgtagttgagtcatttcctattttaacaaaaaacaccacctttttttcttactttattctctctatatctttctaccttttttctttcctactttattccccCTTCATTTACTCacttttaacacaatttcttaaatcccgtgctgaaaagaaacgtctctaCTACAcaaggacggagggagtggttatctttcttaaattcttatgtaagaaatttattttattaggtGTTGGAGAAATTAAGTGAAGAAGTTGGGCCAgaaaataaacagaaaatgTTCGATCAATCGGGCCGATTCACTGAATTTGTGGGCTATTTTCGATTCGGACCAACAGTAAATCAACTCATTCATAAATCGAACATTTAGTTATACAACTTTACTTCcctttatttgaatttttgtaaaacaccttaattttaatagtataagaAAACATCAAGTGTGTAGATTGGTAGAATTGTGTGTGTTGGGGTTAGGACAGCAGCGGCAATAAGGGCTGAATATACCACAACATCCATTGGGACACTCAAAACGTGCATCACTTCCCATAACCATCTCACCTTCTTTAGCTGAAATCATACACacaatatagtagtaattaattgtcAATCTTACTATCAAGTTAATATGCCTgtatatctatttaattataccTTTTTCTATTAATACCATACATGTCAAAGGATTTAAGTCAATGGAAGAAGAAGCTAAATTGAATGCAAGGATAactgtttttttaaattattaaaaatattatagaatgACTTGTAAATGTGCATAAAAATACAATGTTGGTAGAGTACGTGCTTATGAGGATACTACTAAAACATGCTATTGCTAATGATTTCAAActagttgaaaattttgattgacAAAATGGAgatttttgaaagaaaaaaatgctTACATGGGACTCGATTGAGCTGTCGAGTGTCTGCAACTTGTGAGGAAATGAGAAGAGTCATCACTAAGAAAAGAGCCATAATTTCAATTCTTCTGTAAACCATTTGTGGATTTGTAGAAAACCTAAAGCAATGAAGGGTATAGTTTGTCGTAAAACTCAATTGGGATTaagttattactataaaaaagaaaCCATGTTTAAATATATGTGCAGAGGCGTGTTGTGCTTTTTCCATATGGTTTTTGTCACTGCAATAATTCAAGATCTATTTTCTGTGGCAGTGGTTCGACAATAGAATTTGTGATGGTTAGGGTGCTACCATACTATAGATATCTATATGAATGgaatatatattgtattttgtGGATACCGTCATACCGACATGAGGAAAATCGCAAGACGACTCATGACAGCGTAGGTAATCACAGAATGGTCACAGCGCACCTTGGTGTGTGGGGTCGGTTGATGTGATGGAATTTGACAAACTGGGACTATTTTTGTCGAGCCAATTGATCGCATTTGGTCCTTCGTTTTCAATGATCATGTTGTTCGTTATGAAATACTACAAATGTGAGAGTCACAAATCTTGATTTGTCATTAAATGTTGAAAGTATAACAAAATATCTAGCAAAATCCCAACGCACAGAAATAAATTTGTAGGATCCTATTCACTTTAATCAGACAAATAGACACTTGAGTTCTTCACAATCTTCAGCAATTGAACATTTTTCAGTATCGACAGGTCAAAATCTCAGAAAGTCGAAGAAAAGATCAATCTATCGGATTGAACCTTCAGCGATGGACGAAACCTTGCAGACACCTGCTGAGGTTGTAAGTGGCAAATCTTTATAGCAAGCCACCAAATCCTTGTCACTATGCAAATCCACTTGGAGTGTTTCCCACACCTTCTTCTTGGGATTTAGGACATCATCTGGCAAGCCTTCAATCCCTGGGAACGTCACCCTCTCACCAACGACAGCTCCTTGGGGAGGTTCGACCAACTCCACCTGGCAAAGCAAAATCCACAATTTTCAGCCTCGTAATACTTTTGCATCATATGCCTTCCGAAGTATATTGTCACTCGAGCATAAACATAAGCTAGAGTGACAAAAGAGAAACACCTAGAGCTCAGTTCGAGAAAACAGGGACAAGGGGGTTAACTATCTAAGGTAGCGAGCGATTCAGTTAAAACATCATTATGAAGTTACTCGTGTGATTTTAATATGATTCTTAAGCATAACCGAAAGGAGGCACATATAACAAGATAACTAGACCAAATTATCAGGTGCTAACCTCTTATTCTAGCTGTTCAATTTTTACTTTAACCGGATATGCATATAACAGATGCAGAACATAAATGGTTGCTCACCTTAGTGTGATCGCTATTAGAAGCTGCAAGGACCATTGCTTGAGATTTTATGCCCCTCATCGCAGCTGGCTTCAGGTTACAAAGAACGCAAACCTTCCGATTCTAGTACAGAAGAAATTTGTCAGCTAGTGTATTTCCACTGGAAGTGGACTAATAGCATATACAAAAAGCACACAAAGCTACAAAAGCAAATGTCAGGGATACCTGCATTTCTTCAAGGGGTATATACTTGACAAGTCCACTAACAACCGTGCGAGGCTGTGGCTCACCAACGTCAATCTCTTCAACATATAAAGAATCAGCATCGGGATGTTTCTGAGCCTTTGTAATGAGACCAACACGAATATCTAGTCTACTAATGGAAATCTCAGCATCAGCAGGAGCAGAGACCTTGGGCTTGGCTGCTGCAGGTTTCTTGGTTTTATCCTTCTTTGCAGTTTTACCATCtacaagaaaattaaataaggtCAGTAAGAAATTGAAGTTGGGCTAGCAGTTAGCATGCTTTCCAGATTGCAActaaaaaatttgatcttgGACAAAagtaaagggaaaaaaaaagagtaagcATACACACGTATAACAGAgacaagagagaaaaataaccTGATATTTTGGCTTCTGAAAGTTTGTCAGTGATTTTCTTTGCTTCGGCTTCAGCCTTCACAAGCCTATCAGCTTGACTTCCAGCAAATTTTTCTCTGTAGAATTCtacttcttcatctttctgCATATCAGTAGGTGCACAGCAATAAGTAGTCGCCAAAGAACgaaaactataaatttaaacagCCCTTGAAATTGATAGGAACAATGAACAGCGATAAGAGGAAGAAATACCAGTTCTTTAAACAATGGGGATGGAGTTCCAATTCTATGGTGAGCAGGTATGAACTCCCAGGGTCTTTTAGCCCTTTCAACATCACCTTTTTCATCAGAAAATGATATTTGTGCTTCTAGTGGCAAATTGAGCTGCTTAAGTACCTAAATAGTGAAGACCATAGATTAATCACCAGATAAAGATGAGCTTATGGtgctaataaaattagtagCATCATACCCTTGAAATAAAAGTTGCAGGActaaatacttaaaattacCTCAAGGGTGAACGAAGGCATAAAAGGTTCTAAGAGGCATGCAAGGAGATACACTAGTCCCGTTGATGTTTTCATGACCACGGAACAAGAAGGTCGATCCTCCTTGTAAAGCTTCCAAAATTGGCTTTCCTAAAcggtgaaaaataaaattgttagtCTTATTCATCTCTTTTGATAACATGTTGTAACATGCTATGGCCTAGTAAGCACCTAGGAAAGTAAACACCAAACTGAGAAAATGAGGTGAAAAAGGTCTATATAGGCTTCGTACTTGCAAATAAGCATTGCCTTCCCCAGATATACTCATAGCAATCTTCAACCCTTGCTTTAGTTTCACCTACATTTAATTCCATTTGGAATGTTATTCATGGTAACCTGAGATGTAATTCGAGGTATAAATTGTACTGTAAGAACACGAGCAATGCATGGACTGGTTACCTTCTCCATTGCTTCTATGTACTGTTCTACATAAATGCCAACTTTGTCTCCCAGTGCTTTAGTCAATGGATGAGAATCCGCACCCGGAGCATCAGGAATGACAGAACCATATCCTGAAGctgataatgaagtaaaaaaaatattaagcaTCTTTCCAAAGTTGAAACTGTAGCAAAGTTAAGCGAATGatggataataataataatatttgtcagcttgatttttctttcacccacctataaaaaaatttctaagcGAAAAGAATCATTGAGAGGTTAACATAGTAGAGATACACACATTTACACATTATTTATAAGTACCATAActaaaatcaattcaaaaacTTCCAAAGTTTTGTACATCAGAGGCATGGAGTAGAGACATGTtcctatttctttttattgaaGTGGTGAGATTGAAAGAATTTACGGTAGAAACTGAAAATGACATGGGGTATATGGCCCATTGCCCCATTATGAAGTATAAACCTTAATTTGCTTAAAACCTTGTTCAAAGGATCACTCTTAAAACATATGCGACGACATATGGGGTATGGTATGCAACAGCATAATATTATCTCAAAGATCCATAACATGATGACTTAACTGACCTGGGTCCTTCGCTATAAAACTCAAGACTCGGTTGACAAAATTTCCTAGATTGCTCAGTAGCTCACTGTTCAACTTCGCTTGCAAGTCAGACCATGTGAACAAAGTGTCTGATACctgaaattaaaactaaagtaAGGATTTGACCATTGATTGCACAAGGGCATGGGAGATAAGGTGGCGATGGATGTGATCCAAACACCAAAGGgttgaaaacataaaaagaagcAGATCATAGAGAACTTGCCTCTGGTCTATTTGTCAGAAGATAGTATCTCCACACCTCAACAGGAATATTAGTGTCTTTTGCATCATTTCCAAAGACTCCAACACCCTTGCTCTTTGAGAACTTCCCTGATTGCCAAGGGGAGATTTCCAAAGTGAAATTTCAATCATAAATGACAT harbors:
- the LOC125223495 gene encoding probable LRR receptor-like serine/threonine-protein kinase At3g47570 gives rise to the protein MANLMTFLLSLPLFYFFLTTFLPPTTCFNNQTDQLSLLAIKSSLQDPQGALSSWNQTLPFCSWTGIQCRDNRVVAITLPSLGLIGNLSPHIGNLSLLTNITLNTNFLHGPIPPQITRLTKLRFLEFSNNSFTGELPKNLSQCLNLVQLAFSRNLISGTIPNELSFLPKLEAISFSRNRFSGLIPSSIGNITTLQRLSLGACLLAGEIPESLSRLHRLSFLQLSENSFTGSIPHGLFNLTNIYYFDVSYNKLHGVIPSTIGVTLPNLNSLLLKRNHFSGPIPNSISNASLIEWIILSSNSFTGPIPNLERLALIQCFFLDTNLIEDDMSFISSLTNSTNLEWFDVSENMLSGSLPESLANLSIHITVFDIQKNQIQGSIPVDIGNLDNLQMVDMSYNLLDGLIPMSMSKLSNLQNLHMRRNRFSGELPSMFGNMTVLSRFQLDGNELSGNVPSSLGNCTNLLELDLSENKFTGLIPREIMRLSSLSIVLNLSHNALEGSIPSEVGSLRNLAALDLSSNRLSGVIPTSLNSCVSLQRIYLDKNLLHGEIPEGMSTLTGLQELDLSRNNLSGSIPSFLGSLKLQKLNLSFNRLRGEIPKRGVFANRSSIFLDGNQDLCGGIEELMFPPCKGVESSKEKLSTLWKILVPILVVGGLCIVILVFIKYKKLEENACPSADTIGVQPFMRFSYADLLKATNGFSESNVVGFGRFGSVYKAVLDDEKDIVVAVKVLNLEVRGALKTFMAECRALGGIRHRNLVKLVSVCDSVDFKGNDFKALVYEFKVNGSLDKWLHNNEKERGEDFKSLSIIQRLNIALDIAQGIEYLHFGSGSSIIHGDLKPNNILLDHDMVACVGDFGLAKVVSNILPSSCESNTSSIGIKGTVGYVPPEYGSFGSISMLGDVYSFGVILLEMFTNKRPTNDLFGGEVNIHRYVNSALPHGIMEIIDPELDTRALKMEFIVRVLKIGVSCSKENPRDRMPINLVVSELAGILAQCMN
- the LOC125222911 gene encoding probable methionine--tRNA ligase: MGDHSAAAKLPIPGKRNVLITSALPYVNNVPHLGNIIGCVLSADVFARYCRMRGYNTLYICGTDEYGTATETKALEEGCSPKEICDKYHAIHKEVYKWFNISFDEFGRTSSPQQTEVCQSIFKKLWDNNWLVENTMQQLYCDTCKRFLADRLVEGNCPTPGCNYDSARGDQCEKCGKLLNPTELLDPKCKVCRNTPRIRDTDHLFLELPLLKDKLEEYVSRMSVAGGWSQNAIQATYAWLREGLKQRCITRDLKWGVPVPHDKFKDKVFYVWFDAPIGYVSITSCHTPEWEKWWKNPEDVELYQFMGKDNVPFHTVIFPSTLLGTGENWTMMKTISVTEYLNYEAGKFSKSKGVGVFGNDAKDTNIPVEVWRYYLLTNRPEVSDTLFTWSDLQAKLNSELLSNLGNFVNRVLSFIAKDPASGYGSVIPDAPGADSHPLTKALGDKVGIYVEQYIEAMEKVKLKQGLKIAMSISGEGNAYLQESQFWKLYKEDRPSCSVVMKTSTGLVYLLACLLEPFMPSFTLEVLKQLNLPLEAQISFSDEKGDVERAKRPWEFIPAHHRIGTPSPLFKELKDEEVEFYREKFAGSQADRLVKAEAEAKKITDKLSEAKISDGKTAKKDKTKKPAAAKPKVSAPADAEISISRLDIRVGLITKAQKHPDADSLYVEEIDVGEPQPRTVVSGLVKYIPLEEMQNRKVCVLCNLKPAAMRGIKSQAMVLAASNSDHTKVELVEPPQGAVVGERVTFPGIEGLPDDVLNPKKKVWETLQVDLHSDKDLVACYKDLPLTTSAGVCKVSSIAEGSIR